A stretch of the uncultured Trichococcus sp. genome encodes the following:
- a CDS encoding YdcF family protein → MLFYLLSLFSLGGGITLRSMGKSRQFQSYLLVSALLLLFMGMLQGNESPQVAWIRYAVMLFRVLFGLISPVAFLFFGLALVFNGVLLIKKEGWAKRYALLFAVGTFVLLMDLLFLLNYFVFHHYLIWRFMRLMGYFIIYFGVVLILFFIATAFYGLIPVSLDKDFVIVLGAGLLPDGGISPLLQKRLDRAIRFFRHQTERAQKRSCRLIVSGGKGVDEPFSEAYAMKRYLVEKGIPEEMILEEDKSVNTYQNFLYSKGMMDAHKEGYKCLFITNNFHVVRSGLYARRVGLETDGLGAWTPLYFLPYAFLREFIAVVFMQIKWHTLLLALVLLFGLWRIYF, encoded by the coding sequence TTGCTGTTCTATTTATTGAGTCTATTCTCGTTAGGCGGGGGCATCACGCTCCGGTCGATGGGAAAAAGCCGACAATTCCAGAGTTACTTGCTGGTTTCAGCACTGTTACTCCTGTTCATGGGAATGCTGCAGGGCAATGAATCACCCCAAGTGGCGTGGATCCGTTATGCGGTGATGCTCTTTCGCGTCCTGTTTGGTTTGATTTCGCCGGTTGCTTTCCTGTTTTTTGGGCTGGCACTGGTCTTCAATGGCGTGCTGTTGATCAAAAAAGAAGGATGGGCCAAGCGTTATGCGCTTCTGTTTGCGGTGGGAACCTTCGTTTTGTTGATGGATTTGCTGTTCCTGCTGAATTATTTCGTGTTCCACCATTACCTGATCTGGCGCTTCATGCGCTTGATGGGCTACTTCATCATCTATTTCGGTGTGGTGCTGATCTTGTTTTTTATCGCGACCGCCTTTTACGGACTCATTCCGGTTTCTTTAGACAAAGATTTCGTCATTGTCCTAGGAGCGGGGCTGCTGCCGGATGGAGGCATCAGCCCGCTGCTGCAGAAACGGTTGGACAGAGCGATCCGATTTTTTAGGCATCAGACAGAGCGTGCGCAAAAGCGGTCCTGCCGTCTGATTGTGAGTGGTGGAAAAGGGGTGGACGAGCCCTTTTCCGAAGCGTATGCCATGAAACGCTATCTGGTGGAGAAAGGCATTCCGGAAGAAATGATCCTTGAGGAAGACAAGTCCGTCAATACGTACCAAAATTTTCTCTATTCCAAGGGGATGATGGATGCGCACAAAGAAGGCTACAAGTGCCTCTTCATCACGAACAACTTCCATGTTGTCCGTAGCGGTCTCTACGCCCGCCGAGTGGGATTGGAGACGGACGGTTTGGGTGCCTGGACGCCGCTTTATTTTCTGCCTTATGCTTTTCTGCGTGAATTCATCGCGGTTGTATTCATGCAGATCAAATGGCATACGTTGTTGCTGGCGCTTGTATTGCTGTTTGGATTGTGGCGGATCTATTTCTAA
- a CDS encoding MurR/RpiR family transcriptional regulator encodes MAENYIQKLLKPHYPGFSATETKIADYFVSLGMNIVNKTLANLSEETKFSEATIFKFVKKIGFKGFQDFKISVASNYRTAEERTRQLAVFTDIKPSDTPTDISKKVIHSSQIMLQSLMSTLSGETLQQALDIIIHSKALHFFGLGASAVTALDAYHKFLRTAIPVNYVSDYHMQLMHTSKLTENDCVFLFSHSGKTAETIRLAEVAAQNNAKIICLTGNPPGILNQLSDVSIVVETEESIFQSEALSARLLYLTIVDIIYLSYIYHDEHTNLRSIDTIRQVLSTTKKEVDR; translated from the coding sequence ATGGCAGAAAATTATATCCAAAAACTCTTAAAGCCGCATTATCCGGGTTTTTCAGCGACCGAAACAAAAATTGCCGACTATTTTGTGAGTTTGGGCATGAACATAGTGAACAAAACATTAGCCAACCTTTCCGAGGAAACAAAATTTTCCGAAGCGACAATTTTTAAATTCGTAAAAAAAATCGGCTTCAAAGGATTTCAGGATTTCAAAATCAGTGTTGCTTCAAACTACCGTACGGCTGAAGAGCGCACCCGTCAATTGGCAGTTTTTACGGATATCAAGCCTTCGGATACGCCAACGGATATTTCTAAAAAAGTGATTCATTCCTCTCAGATCATGCTGCAAAGTCTTATGAGCACACTGTCTGGCGAAACTCTGCAACAAGCGCTTGATATCATCATCCATTCAAAAGCACTCCACTTTTTTGGCCTGGGCGCCTCTGCCGTCACTGCTTTGGATGCCTATCACAAATTCTTGCGGACGGCTATCCCTGTAAATTATGTTTCAGATTATCACATGCAACTGATGCACACTTCCAAATTGACGGAGAATGATTGCGTCTTCCTTTTTTCACACTCGGGCAAGACAGCCGAAACAATCAGGCTGGCCGAAGTGGCTGCCCAAAACAACGCGAAAATAATTTGTCTGACCGGGAATCCGCCAGGCATTTTGAATCAATTGAGTGATGTCAGCATCGTAGTGGAAACGGAAGAATCCATTTTTCAGTCCGAAGCTCTTTCAGCTCGGTTGCTTTACCTCACGATTGTTGATATCATTTACCTGTCCTATATCTATCATGACGAGCACACAAATCTCCGCTCCATTGATACGATACGCCAGGTTCTTTCGACAACAAAAAAGGAAGTGGATAGATAA
- the rsmI gene encoding 16S rRNA (cytidine(1402)-2'-O)-methyltransferase → MQLQKSYEQHESGTLYLVPTPIGNLEDMTFRAIKILREVDLIAAEDTRNTRKLLTHFEVDTPQISFHEHNTQERIPQLVDKLLAGQSIAQVSDAGMPSISDPGHDLVRACIHANVPVVPLPGANAGVTALIASGLAPQPFYFFGFLERKKKDQMAQLESLKNREETMIFYESPYRLKELLKNIATVMGGGRQVVICRELTKRFEEFIRGSAEELSVWAEETEIKGEICLMIAGNEDPEMPVEQTFDDLSVSELVEKLMSEQGLSSKDAIKETAKIRNLKKQEVYQAFHGF, encoded by the coding sequence ATGCAACTGCAAAAAAGTTATGAACAGCACGAGAGCGGAACACTTTATTTAGTGCCGACACCGATCGGTAATCTGGAAGATATGACTTTCCGTGCCATAAAAATACTGCGCGAAGTGGACTTGATCGCAGCGGAGGACACGCGCAACACGCGCAAACTGCTGACGCATTTCGAAGTGGATACGCCCCAGATCAGCTTTCACGAGCATAATACGCAGGAGCGGATTCCACAATTGGTGGATAAACTACTAGCTGGTCAATCGATCGCCCAAGTGAGCGATGCGGGGATGCCTTCGATCAGCGACCCGGGCCATGATTTGGTGCGCGCCTGCATCCATGCAAACGTGCCGGTTGTGCCATTGCCTGGTGCCAATGCGGGTGTGACGGCATTGATCGCTTCCGGATTGGCGCCGCAGCCGTTTTACTTTTTCGGTTTCCTGGAGCGCAAGAAGAAAGATCAAATGGCCCAGTTGGAGTCGTTGAAGAACAGGGAAGAAACAATGATCTTTTATGAGTCGCCTTACCGGCTGAAGGAGTTGCTCAAAAATATCGCAACCGTGATGGGTGGAGGGCGCCAAGTCGTCATCTGCCGCGAATTGACGAAACGTTTTGAGGAGTTTATCAGGGGTTCGGCTGAAGAGTTGTCTGTTTGGGCCGAAGAAACGGAAATCAAAGGGGAAATCTGCCTGATGATAGCCGGTAACGAGGATCCGGAAATGCCTGTTGAACAGACATTCGATGATCTCAGTGTCTCTGAATTGGTAGAAAAACTGATGTCGGAACAAGGACTTTCTTCCAAAGATGCGATCAAAGAGACCGCAAAAATCAGGAATCTGAAGAAACAGGAAGTGTACCAAGCTTTCCACGGCTTCTAG
- a CDS encoding iron-containing alcohol dehydrogenase family protein, whose translation MNTAVNVKVGPQFYKYGQGAMEVIPDILNEYGVKRVLLVHGTVSWEKARPYLDFLDEEFTIQYEKYNGECSYNEANRLAKIVEEGNFDFIIGVGGGKLCDLVYYVGALAKKPFGVVPTLASNCAPWAPLSVMYKDNGLAEGKTEHYKRQAAFLITDPALVVDAPIKFFIAGLADTLAKWYESDMILEQPQFEANNFLMLARHSARICKDVIAEDGIKAIEDMRNGVASAEFIKVSEIIFGVAGLVGGFGDKYARNTAAHAIHDAISAYLPGVHNYLHGEKVAYGIFYQLALEGKWQVIDELIPMYESLHLPKSLTEMGEYPLAEEALDSIVALINKKEKVHLLPIPINETVLKKAIIDLEKYINTEV comes from the coding sequence ATGAATACAGCAGTAAATGTCAAAGTCGGCCCGCAATTTTATAAATACGGGCAGGGTGCCATGGAAGTGATCCCGGACATACTGAATGAATATGGTGTGAAACGGGTGTTGTTGGTCCACGGAACGGTTTCATGGGAGAAGGCAAGACCGTATCTGGATTTTTTGGATGAGGAGTTTACAATCCAATACGAAAAATACAACGGGGAATGCAGCTACAATGAAGCAAACAGGTTGGCAAAGATAGTCGAAGAGGGGAACTTTGATTTCATAATCGGTGTCGGTGGAGGAAAGTTATGCGATTTAGTGTACTACGTTGGAGCGCTTGCGAAAAAACCTTTTGGGGTCGTTCCGACATTGGCGAGCAATTGTGCGCCATGGGCACCGTTATCTGTCATGTACAAAGACAACGGGCTTGCTGAAGGCAAAACAGAACATTATAAAAGACAAGCAGCCTTTCTGATCACTGATCCTGCGCTGGTTGTCGATGCCCCGATCAAATTCTTTATCGCCGGGCTTGCCGATACCTTAGCGAAGTGGTACGAATCCGACATGATATTGGAACAGCCGCAGTTTGAAGCGAATAATTTCTTGATGCTTGCCCGGCATTCGGCAAGGATTTGCAAAGATGTCATTGCTGAAGACGGGATAAAGGCAATCGAAGACATGCGTAATGGCGTTGCATCGGCAGAGTTTATCAAAGTATCTGAAATCATCTTCGGTGTTGCAGGGTTGGTCGGCGGCTTCGGTGACAAATATGCCCGTAATACTGCCGCTCATGCCATCCATGATGCGATTTCGGCCTACTTGCCGGGAGTCCATAACTATTTGCATGGCGAAAAAGTGGCTTATGGCATTTTTTATCAATTGGCCTTGGAAGGGAAATGGCAAGTGATTGATGAGCTGATCCCGATGTACGAGAGCTTGCATCTGCCAAAGTCTTTGACGGAAATGGGCGAGTACCCGTTAGCGGAAGAAGCGTTGGACAGCATAGTAGCATTGATCAACAAAAAAGAAAAAGTACATTTGCTGCCGATTCCGATCAATGAAACAGTCTTGAAAAAAGCAATAATAGATTTAGAAAAATACATAAATACGGAGGTATAG
- a CDS encoding GIY-YIG nuclease family protein has product MASSEHYFYVLLCADDSFYAGYTTDTLRREREHNKGIGSKYTKARRPVQMIYKEVFGSRTEATKAEAAFKKLSRKQKENFLKGRAIGVCSSESNGV; this is encoded by the coding sequence ATGGCGAGCAGTGAGCACTACTTTTATGTGCTGCTTTGCGCAGATGACTCTTTTTATGCCGGCTACACGACGGACACGCTTCGGCGCGAACGGGAGCACAACAAAGGCATCGGCAGTAAATATACCAAGGCCCGCCGCCCTGTCCAAATGATCTACAAAGAAGTCTTCGGTTCCAGAACGGAAGCGACCAAAGCGGAGGCGGCATTCAAGAAACTGAGCCGCAAGCAGAAAGAGAATTTTTTGAAGGGGCGCGCTATCGGTGTATGCAGCTCTGAATCGAACGGGGTTTAG
- a CDS encoding glycoside hydrolase family 3 N-terminal domain-containing protein yields the protein MTRSAEGDITWIKFDDGTVVSYNANESIIEASGLVFRDLNGNGKLEAFKDWRNSSEERAKDLSSKLPIEYIAGLMLHSHHQTVLEGETKYEKLFGKNTYNGRSFRTGVNQAYEITDQQRELVINNKVRHILLSSVKSSTDAAKWCNSMQELAAKQEWGLPICVSSDPRHTLKGDAEYNLGSGSDVSKWPDNIGIATGRSEEVAFNFGKIMSEEFRAMGISVFLGPQIDIATDPRWSRIAGTFGESAELSSCLTKAFIDGCQSTFTDNGEDVGWGLKSVATIVKHWPGGGTGEGGRDAHYNYGKYAVYPGNNFDEHLKPFLKGAFKLNGKTKTASGVMPYYTISYGQDPSNSNVGNSFSRYIVKYLLREKYKFDGLVCSDWMITADEGPEVETFSGKCWGVEKESVAERHLKILLAGVDQFGGNNDINPVLEAFEKGYELVGTDEMTMLIRSCGYRILLNMFRLGLFDSPYVKVKDAEKIIGNKEFKKLGKDAQERALVIVKNENTVLPIRHRQKVYIPKIHMESSVDWFGNVVPGGKITAVDNTIVDNYFEPVEDSAEADFSIVFVDSPRSSGYDPQKGYIPISLQYGEYTAMTSRQISIAGGDPLEDSSNRSYLDKKSYTQNYYELDAILATKKMMANKPVIVVMNMKKPTIISEFEKNVEGIVCNFGASKEVVLELINGLFSPSGKLPYQLPKDMDTVETQNEDVALDLECYETSEGDILDFGFGLTFLSKQIEDAVDKQFC from the coding sequence ACCTATCATCAAAACTACCCATTGAATATATCGCAGGATTAATGCTCCACTCTCATCATCAAACCGTTCTTGAAGGTGAGACAAAGTATGAGAAGCTATTTGGAAAAAATACTTATAACGGCCGCTCATTCCGAACTGGAGTTAATCAAGCCTATGAGATAACGGATCAACAGAGAGAATTAGTCATCAATAATAAAGTACGGCACATTTTACTCTCATCTGTAAAAAGTTCAACTGATGCAGCAAAATGGTGCAATTCTATGCAGGAATTAGCAGCAAAACAAGAATGGGGATTGCCCATTTGCGTAAGCTCAGATCCTCGGCACACTTTGAAAGGAGACGCTGAGTACAACTTAGGATCCGGCAGCGATGTCTCAAAATGGCCGGATAATATTGGAATAGCCACTGGCCGAAGCGAAGAAGTTGCATTCAACTTTGGGAAAATTATGTCTGAAGAGTTCAGGGCCATGGGGATTTCTGTATTTTTAGGCCCTCAGATTGATATAGCGACTGATCCAAGATGGAGCAGAATTGCAGGCACTTTTGGAGAATCAGCGGAATTATCAAGTTGCTTGACGAAAGCCTTTATCGATGGATGTCAGTCCACGTTTACTGATAATGGCGAAGATGTTGGCTGGGGACTAAAAAGTGTCGCTACAATTGTAAAGCATTGGCCAGGAGGAGGGACAGGGGAAGGCGGACGAGATGCTCATTACAACTATGGAAAATATGCTGTATATCCAGGCAATAATTTTGATGAGCATTTGAAACCTTTTTTAAAGGGAGCTTTCAAATTGAATGGAAAGACTAAAACTGCTTCGGGTGTGATGCCCTATTATACGATTTCATATGGACAAGATCCTAGCAACAGTAATGTAGGTAATTCATTTAGCAGATATATAGTCAAATACCTGTTGCGGGAGAAATATAAATTTGATGGGCTTGTTTGCTCAGATTGGATGATTACCGCAGATGAAGGTCCTGAGGTTGAAACCTTTTCTGGGAAGTGTTGGGGGGTTGAAAAGGAATCTGTAGCCGAACGTCATTTAAAAATTTTACTGGCTGGAGTGGACCAATTCGGCGGTAACAACGACATAAACCCGGTTCTGGAAGCTTTTGAAAAGGGATATGAACTTGTGGGCACCGATGAAATGACGATGCTGATCAGAAGTTGTGGGTATCGTATTTTATTAAATATGTTCCGTCTTGGTTTGTTTGATTCTCCATATGTAAAAGTTAAAGATGCCGAAAAGATAATCGGCAATAAAGAATTTAAAAAATTAGGAAAGGATGCTCAGGAAAGGGCATTGGTTATCGTAAAGAATGAAAATACGGTTCTCCCAATTCGGCATCGGCAAAAAGTGTATATCCCTAAAATTCATATGGAATCTAGTGTTGATTGGTTTGGCAATGTAGTCCCGGGCGGGAAAATAACTGCAGTGGATAATACAATCGTAGATAACTATTTTGAGCCGGTTGAAGATTCTGCAGAAGCTGATTTTTCTATTGTGTTTGTGGACTCTCCAAGATCTTCAGGCTACGATCCGCAAAAAGGATATATTCCTATTTCATTGCAGTATGGTGAATATACTGCAATGACCTCTAGGCAAATAAGCATAGCTGGGGGAGATCCTCTCGAAGATTCCTCTAATCGATCATATTTGGATAAAAAAAGCTATACTCAAAACTATTATGAATTGGATGCAATTCTGGCTACTAAAAAAATGATGGCGAATAAACCGGTTATAGTAGTAATGAATATGAAAAAACCGACAATTATTTCTGAATTTGAGAAAAATGTAGAAGGAATTGTTTGTAATTTTGGAGCTAGCAAAGAGGTGGTGCTCGAACTCATCAATGGATTGTTTTCGCCGTCAGGGAAATTACCATACCAGCTACCTAAGGATATGGATACTGTAGAAACTCAAAATGAAGATGTAGCACTTGATTTGGAATGTTACGAAACTTCAGAAGGAGATATACTGGATTTTGGATTTGGGTTAACTTTTTTATCAAAGCAGATTGAAGATGCGGTTGATAAACAATTTTGTTAG
- a CDS encoding D-isomer specific 2-hydroxyacid dehydrogenase family protein, with the protein MTEKNKIAIVNSSSFGKMFDAHLARVGKLGPVDRFDFDGEIPGKELAEALQGYNIIIASVTPFFTREFFEHKDELKLIARHGIGFNNVDLEAAKEHGTVVTIVPALIERDAVAENNVTNLLALMRRTIESAAEVKKDRWENRAKFIGNGLCGKTVGVIGVGNIGSRVVEILHYGFRCEVLGVDPNKTALEIDIFGGKKVELDELLERAEVICLCASLNDTNYHLISKETIAKMKDGIYISNSARGALVEESDIIEAIESGKLRGYATDVLEVEPGRSDHPFLDFANIIVTPHTSAYTMECLEGMGDKCVSDCEAIVEGRMPQRAVQPISPYITK; encoded by the coding sequence ATGACTGAAAAAAACAAAATCGCAATCGTAAATTCAAGCAGCTTCGGGAAAATGTTTGACGCGCATCTGGCAAGGGTGGGAAAATTGGGACCGGTCGATCGTTTCGATTTCGACGGCGAGATACCGGGAAAGGAACTGGCGGAGGCTCTGCAAGGATACAACATCATCATCGCGAGTGTGACGCCATTCTTCACAAGGGAATTTTTCGAACATAAAGATGAGCTGAAGCTGATTGCGCGTCACGGAATCGGGTTCAACAATGTCGATCTGGAAGCTGCCAAAGAGCATGGAACCGTAGTGACGATCGTTCCGGCATTGATAGAGCGCGATGCTGTAGCCGAAAACAATGTCACCAACTTGCTGGCACTGATGCGGCGAACGATCGAGTCGGCAGCGGAAGTCAAGAAAGACCGCTGGGAAAACCGGGCTAAGTTCATCGGCAACGGTCTTTGCGGCAAAACGGTCGGCGTAATCGGTGTCGGTAATATCGGTAGCCGAGTAGTTGAAATTCTACATTATGGATTCAGATGTGAAGTGCTGGGAGTCGATCCGAACAAGACCGCGTTGGAAATCGACATTTTCGGCGGTAAGAAAGTCGAGTTGGATGAACTGCTGGAGCGGGCCGAGGTCATTTGCCTCTGTGCAAGCCTGAATGACACGAATTACCACCTTATTTCAAAAGAAACCATCGCGAAAATGAAGGACGGTATCTACATCTCCAACTCAGCTCGCGGGGCGCTTGTTGAAGAATCGGACATCATCGAAGCGATCGAGAGCGGAAAACTGCGCGGATACGCGACCGATGTTCTGGAGGTGGAGCCGGGCCGTAGTGACCATCCGTTCCTGGATTTTGCGAACATCATTGTGACACCGCATACATCTGCTTATACGATGGAATGCTTGGAGGGGATGGGCGACAAATGTGTTTCCGATTGTGAAGCCATCGTGGAAGGGAGGATGCCGCAACGAGCAGTGCAACCGATCAGTCCTTACATCACAAAATGA
- a CDS encoding PTS sugar transporter subunit IIC encodes MENITAIQSLLIALWVGAVMSRAFLGGATLTLRFSPLMTGLIAGIVMGDVQQAMIITAAIQLIYMGVFSPGGTMPSEPAIAAAIAVPVALMGNLQPEAAIAVAVPVGLLGAYLYQFRFFINTFLGKYTDKAVEDLNDGGIVRSIILYPTIASFLLFVPLVFIALFYGAPVIADVITALEGTVVFHILTVVGGGLAAIGIATTIYVIGRKDYMVFFLLAYLMSVVLASLSITMVTYAIIGALFAAIFVLAKGQGAKAAPASAGGTMLDDDDDDDF; translated from the coding sequence ATGGAAAATATTACCGCAATACAAAGTTTGCTGATTGCACTTTGGGTAGGGGCAGTCATGTCACGTGCATTTTTAGGTGGAGCGACATTAACGTTACGTTTTTCACCGTTGATGACGGGGTTGATCGCAGGTATCGTAATGGGGGATGTTCAACAAGCGATGATCATCACAGCAGCGATCCAACTGATTTATATGGGTGTTTTCTCTCCTGGGGGAACGATGCCTTCTGAACCAGCCATTGCGGCAGCGATCGCAGTGCCGGTTGCTTTGATGGGTAACCTGCAGCCTGAAGCAGCGATAGCTGTAGCTGTGCCGGTAGGTTTATTGGGTGCTTATCTGTACCAATTCAGATTTTTCATCAACACGTTTTTGGGTAAATACACCGATAAAGCCGTAGAAGACTTGAATGACGGCGGAATCGTAAGATCGATCATCCTTTATCCGACAATCGCTTCTTTCCTTTTATTTGTGCCATTGGTATTCATTGCGTTGTTCTACGGAGCGCCCGTCATTGCGGATGTCATTACTGCACTTGAAGGTACGGTTGTGTTCCATATTCTTACTGTTGTCGGTGGTGGTCTAGCGGCTATCGGTATTGCAACAACGATTTATGTTATCGGTCGTAAAGACTATATGGTTTTCTTCCTGCTTGCGTACTTGATGAGTGTTGTGTTGGCTTCCTTATCAATCACAATGGTAACCTATGCCATCATCGGTGCTTTATTTGCAGCCATTTTCGTACTGGCTAAAGGACAGGGTGCAAAAGCAGCTCCTGCTTCTGCTGGCGGTACAATGCTTGATGATGACGATGATGACGATTTCTAA
- a CDS encoding HAD family hydrolase produces the protein MPIKAIVCDMDGTLLTAAHDISPKTQELLLTLQQKGITLVLASGRSYLRLMPDALKLKMDSHQGYLIDVNGSSIYDCTSKVRERLGIMDSEDIRKVTSVFRTFNVEIQFSQDAGLYTYLPDSLYDLKKRIRGEMRLPDDYPWASGMYGWLCDMRDGYPEQKLILDLKEAPTSCNKISISQDPHFMEAVTQSLPHLGLHDDYELVFSDERKLEITKKGINKGTALDTLLKKLGISNEEVAVFGDSENDLSMLSGRPYSFAMANALPKAKGVANYTTPSNDEEGVYHGLNQLMTEGLL, from the coding sequence ATGCCCATCAAAGCAATCGTTTGCGATATGGACGGCACCTTATTGACTGCTGCCCATGACATCAGCCCCAAAACCCAAGAACTCCTTCTGACACTCCAGCAAAAAGGCATCACGCTGGTATTGGCAAGCGGGAGAAGTTACTTGCGTTTGATGCCGGATGCCCTGAAACTGAAGATGGATTCCCATCAAGGTTACTTGATCGACGTAAACGGCAGCTCCATTTATGATTGCACCTCTAAAGTCCGGGAAAGATTAGGGATAATGGATTCGGAGGACATCCGAAAAGTCACATCTGTCTTCCGTACATTCAATGTTGAGATCCAATTCTCCCAAGATGCCGGCCTGTACACCTACTTGCCGGATTCACTGTATGACCTGAAAAAGAGGATCCGCGGGGAAATGAGATTACCCGATGATTACCCTTGGGCCAGCGGCATGTACGGTTGGTTGTGCGATATGCGCGACGGCTATCCGGAACAAAAACTAATCCTTGATCTGAAGGAAGCACCAACTTCCTGCAACAAAATTTCGATCAGCCAGGACCCCCATTTTATGGAGGCTGTGACGCAATCCTTGCCTCACTTAGGTCTGCATGACGATTACGAGCTGGTCTTTTCTGATGAGAGGAAACTTGAGATCACCAAAAAAGGCATCAACAAAGGCACAGCCTTGGATACCTTACTGAAAAAACTTGGTATTTCCAACGAAGAAGTCGCCGTTTTCGGCGATAGCGAAAACGATCTGTCCATGCTTTCCGGCAGACCCTATTCCTTCGCGATGGCGAACGCACTGCCGAAAGCCAAGGGCGTGGCAAACTATACAACGCCTTCCAATGATGAAGAAGGCGTCTATCATGGCTTGAATCAATTGATGACAGAAGGTTTACTGTAA
- a CDS encoding tRNA1(Val) (adenine(37)-N6)-methyltransferase, with the protein MENMLREGERLDVLKRENIQIIQSSAVFSFSLDAVLLADFAELPRVKPAKIVDLCAGNGAVSFLLTGKTKNPIIGVELQDRLVDMARRTVQLNQLEEKVSFLHADVNDVTRFIKPDSVDVITCNPPYFKLSESSFTNELDAFAIARHEIHLTLDQLMKQTSHLLKMKGKAYFVHRPDRLMEILETMRNNRIAPKKLQFIYPKQNKEANMILIEGIKDGKEDGFRVLPPLVVYNEEGEYSQKVKDVLYGEQ; encoded by the coding sequence ATGGAAAACATGTTAAGAGAAGGCGAACGACTTGATGTGCTGAAGAGGGAAAATATCCAGATCATTCAAAGTTCAGCCGTGTTCTCTTTTTCGCTGGATGCGGTCTTGTTGGCTGATTTCGCGGAATTGCCGCGCGTGAAGCCGGCAAAGATAGTCGATCTTTGTGCCGGGAACGGGGCAGTCTCGTTTCTGTTGACAGGAAAGACCAAGAATCCGATCATCGGGGTGGAACTGCAGGACCGGTTAGTGGATATGGCCCGCAGAACAGTCCAGTTGAATCAGCTGGAGGAGAAGGTTTCCTTTCTGCACGCGGATGTGAACGACGTGACCCGCTTCATCAAACCGGATTCCGTCGATGTCATCACCTGCAATCCGCCCTATTTCAAGCTGAGCGAATCCAGTTTCACGAATGAATTGGATGCTTTTGCGATCGCGCGGCACGAAATCCATTTGACGCTGGACCAATTGATGAAACAGACGAGCCATCTGCTGAAAATGAAAGGCAAGGCTTATTTCGTCCATCGCCCGGATCGTCTGATGGAGATCCTGGAAACGATGCGCAACAACCGGATTGCGCCCAAGAAACTGCAGTTCATTTACCCGAAACAGAACAAGGAAGCGAACATGATCCTGATCGAAGGCATCAAGGACGGTAAAGAAGACGGTTTCCGTGTGCTGCCGCCGCTCGTTGTGTACAATGAAGAAGGGGAATACAGCCAGAAGGTAAAGGACGTCCTCTATGGCGAGCAGTGA